The Glycine soja cultivar W05 chromosome 4, ASM419377v2, whole genome shotgun sequence genomic sequence atacatatttaattttattgaggtTATTATTGTTAGATAGGTTGTTagtatattatttacaaaagactAAACTATGaagtaaaaatctaaaactGCTCACATATTGAAATGCATTCATGACAAATACAATGAAGAACAATTGTAAGACTAGTTTGGAGTATCAACTTAACAATGTCATATcataaatgatttaataaaaacatgaaaacaaataaaggtattttttaaaaatttagaaaacaaaattaaacccaaaaataaaaataaaaacaagtatttaatcttatgtttatatttttttaaaaatgtataaatgatgGTTAAGATAAGGATGACAATGGAGCATTACGAGATTATATGTTATTCGTTATTCTTATTCCCTAACATCGTTTCTATCCCGTCATTGATTCTAgacaacaattataaaaaaaatgaatattaataacaataatgttaCCATAGATATTTACATAGTATAATTGTAAATGTGtacaacttatttaataagaccaaaaattaatatgattgaaatatataatatattttataaaataagactATCTATTTAGCTTTGATGATATCCATGGTTattcatgttttaaaattttataaacaatgaaatacatatttatctaaattaatcttatttttatctacttttgttattttctatcATAAATCTCATATTCCTATCCTCGCCATGCACAGTTATTGCCTTTGAAATCAGTAAAGTCTATTCATCAAACTTACACAtagtttcatttttctcatcgCATAGTTTCATTTATGCTTTACCACAACAAAATTGACATTTCATGATGCTGAAAAATGGGGCTATTATTTCTCCTTTCTATTCTAGATTAAATAAAATGTCTATGATGCGAATCTATTGCAACATTATATTTCCAAATCATGAATCAAATGGTCAAAGTATTTGTTAATCTCTCAAGTCAAATCAACAATACTATTCTATTTGCCTAAAACCAGAAGTTGTGAGTTCAATAcaatagataaaatattaaGTCAAATACAGGTGAAACAATATTCTCCTGCATTGGAAACTTCCTCGCCGACTTAGAGTGAAAGCAACCCATTATGAAGGAAATGAAGGTATCAAAACCATCTTAACCTTTCCAATTCTAACCAAATTGAAACAgcacaatatataaataatgtataTACCAAGAGCAACATTCTTCATAGCACGCCTTTGAGTGAttgaagacatttttttttagctCCTATTATTTTCTACCTACAAAAAAAGTGAGCATTGAGGAGATTCATACAATGAAGAAGATATTTAATAATCCCAACAGCTTCAGACAACATGAGACCATATTGTTCTAAGGAACTCTGATCTCGATTCACTTGCAAACTGCTTTGAAAAGTTCAAACATCATTAGGATCTGCAACCTCATCAATTATTTGTATCTGAAATGCACAACGGAAGATTATCGACATGTAGACATGTTGACAATTTTTTCTTAGCCATATCACACAACTTAAAAGTACATTGACATGACACACCTTATTTTTTGGATGATCCAACCTTTTCTGTCATGATTTACTGTTAATGTTTTTATTGGAGTTTTGTTCATTTGATTGGATGATTGTTTTTTGCTCTAGGAAGAATTAGTACATGATTGATTCTCTTTCCCTTGTCTATCATGTGGCAACCCAAAAACAATACGCACAAATCATGAGGAAGAGACTAACTCTTTTTCTAGCACAAACTGAACTTTAAGAAATGTTGTGTAGGCCTTTACAGCTAGGCCTTCTTTCACCATAAtcaaattattgataaaaagtACAACAACTCAAAATAATATGACAACTTTTTGCCTTGTATATGACAAATGTCTTATTTTTACAAAGAtactattaataatatttcaatgacattggtttaaaaattattaaaaatcatgataaGAATGCAttagtaatattatttaagaaaattattaagtgccaaagtaaaaaaaaggtaaaattatatacaataatttatatttttctactaTCCTGAAAATGATaggaagaaaatagataaaaataaagtttgtttacAAAATTGGGTAAAACAGACAATTCAACCTTAATTACCAATATTGAAGGATAAATAGAAATGCTCAGAAACGGGTTAATGACAATGTTGGAGTAGTTTTGGAGAAGTGATTCTTCGATAATGAAGGGAGTGCAGCAAGTAATTAGTGCGTGCATTTGGACCGTCTTTGCAAAGCGCATGCTTCTATTACTTCTAAGTCATCTCTATAAATtcaataatgttttttctttctcaaattaATAGTTGAAGCATTCAAGAGACAAACGTTAGAAATGCAAATAACTGCTAACAATGGCATTACAAACGGTGAACAGTTAATTTCTGATGGAGGTGTAATGAGAGTGTATTCAATGTTCCAAAATTTTCAACATACATACATGAGACTTCTTTTTGGTGAAAAATACAATGTTACAAGCAAAAACGTATGGAGAAGACTGACCtagtatataaaatttatcCTACTACAGGTTGACTAAACTGATCATACATAAGAAAACATAAACTTTACATAGCTAATAGATTTTATTATatgcaaaatataaaaaataatcttcattctaacaaaaaataatgttacCAAGATTCCAATAACCTTGGATTACAAACTATTTGCACAAAAAGTGTAGGAATCACTTATTgactaagtaaaaaaaattgaaacaataaaataaaaaagttagaagAGCTCTTGCAAATTATCATGGTAGTAGCGGATTTGCACGGTTGTCCTTCTTTAAAACAGGTCTACTGAAATTTCACCTCTTCATAGTATGAGTTTTCCTCCAAATTCAATGTGCAAGAGTTCTTCAAATAAATTCCTTCTCAAAAACAGAATATTTTGCacagaaaataattgttatcagcatatatattatatattatgcaGTAGAAGAAAATACCAGAGTGCATAAACTTTGTATTCATCAGTGCTAGCAAGATTACCTCAACACTTCCGTATCTTTTGCTTTTATATTGGATGGAGTACTTCCAAAGTCATGTTGTTAAGTTTCTTTGTTGGAGGAATTGTTATTGCATTAGCCTCTAATTTATGAGTTTCCCTACTTCTTCATCTTCAGAGGGATATATCCATCAAAAACCACACTCTTTTGTCACTACTTCCTCACCATCTAGAGTTTGATCAAAACATCTTAAATTATTATCAGCCCATTGAAAGAAAGTATATACATATACTATTTTAAGCATTAGGCAAACTTGCATGTCACCAACACAACCAATTCACCATAAAACAGAGGAAGATATATAGGATAACCTATTACCATTTGAAAAATTGGTTACAGAAGAAAATGACTCAGAAAACTTACtatgatttatttacaaaagatGGTTCACTGGCCAAAAAATCAAAAAACTATTAAACCTCAATTCAGGGGCATCGTCAACCTCCACATCATCTTTTCATGAGAACTTAGGAAGATTAGAAGTTGAAAAGGTCTTCTTACAGCAAATGAGGAGTTCAAATGCAGCTTCTAAGAATCCCCTTGGACAAAGAAGCACTTGCAGAAGCAGCTAGAGAAGCAAGTATCTCAGTGCATGCAATCTATTAGCATCAATGCTACAGTCATGGCTCCTTTCCTGCTTAATATTACCACAAAAATAtatcttgaataaaataaatgaaattacaATATTTCACACAATTCAACAACAATGTATTTAATGGTGCAAATGCAGAAACGCACACAAAGGATAGTAATCCATATGTAAATTATAAGATAATATTCTATCACAAAAACTTATTAGATAATAAGTAATGCTATATCCTTCTATTTGTCTGCCATATACGCATGGATAATCCAATAGTTTCTTCATTTGGAGAATAACAATAAAATCAGTCTATCAACCATAAAGCATATGGAGGTCAAAGATTGGAACAACATATATATGCAAATGCCACATAAAAAATTACCACAATATCTTAAGATGTATTATCATCCACTAatttttcctaattttttaatgtaaattgcAAGAAACATAAATTTCTTTCTATCTTTCATATTCCTAAACTATCCTACAAAGTATGACTAAAGTAAACACAAACCATCCAAACTTCACTGCTAGTCTGCCCAGAGAAATTAAGAAGCTAAATGTGCCAAATCTTGGGGAAAAACTACCACAATATTCAACATGAAGATTTTGTGGAATCTTACACACAAGACACTATTAATTAGTACATGGAATTACCCATCTTTCATCAtagtgaagaaaaaataagaccATATTAAGTTTTTTCTAAGGATCAATAATAGATCATAAGCATAATTACCTCTCTAAATAATCTGGCTTCCATTGCCTACAATTTTATTATTGCCTTTTGATCCACATCATCTAAAGACAGGAGCGAAAATGAAGGAATGTTGCATAAGGTGCCAAAGAATTTCATGAAGTATGAAccaagattattttattattattaatgcatAAGGTACCGAACATtctgcaacaacaacaaaatcaaatttcaagaaaacaaaaatttgaacTTTGGAGTGAACTCCAATTTCActcaaacaaaaacacaaaacaaaaaaaaaaaattacttgtgcGGATTGAGACAAGAGTCTGCACCACAGTCAGTGTAGAACCTCTACATCacaaaacaataacaataaaataattaaaataaaaataaacaaataataaaagtgAGAAAAGTGTGATTGGCAAAAAGAATCATCGGCGATCGGTGGAGTAGCTTCGGCCTTGCCGTTGGGACTTGTTGTGCTAGCGATCTGCGCATCTTGAATAGCGCATTCTTCGGGATCAGCAGTATCGTGGCGATGGTTTAACAATGAACCTAAACATCATATATTATTAGCAGCCcattgaaagaaaatatatacaaatattattttaatacaacTCGTTCTCTCAATGATTTGTGGAATTCTGTCAACTTCCATCTGCAACGCTCAGCTTCCATAACATACACAGGCTTCCTGTGGGAGGAACAAAACTGAtttcttaaaaacaaatatcagataaaaaaaattacatgtatcaatctacaacaataacaacaacaaaatcatataGAATCAGGTACAAATCAATAAGCATTAGTGGACTCTATAAATActaaatttaagtaaaatcatttaaagatcAGAGTGGGGAGAATCTAATCATAGAAATATTTCTGACAGACATACCCAGTGCTGCAAGCTTCACTTATCATGTTAACTGAATCTGTTGTGACAACAAATGCATCGGCCCAAGCTAGATGCCCCATTTGTGGGTTTGGTTCTGAAAGTTGTGTTAGTGACAAGGATTAACCACATTCTAAttgttaaaacaaatttaacaaatctaattaaataatcTAATATAAACCTGGATAAATATTTACCTTGCCCATCCCAAATATAAACTTTTGGATTATTTCCAAGTTCTTTAACTATTAGTATTTGATAATTgtttaaaagacaaataaaggtGAATAAGTATATCTTTTGCCCAGTGAAGTTACCAAACATAAATCCTTATCCTCATTTGCTAATACTAACAATTAAGCCAATTAAAACTTCAAACTTTTGTTGCCGTAACACAGCTCAGAACGGAGCGGGCTCGAAAATAGCGAAAGAGGACTCAAAAATAGTGTCAGCACAAGCACAGGTTCATccaaggtgtttttttttttcaagtttgttTAAGGAAAAGATAAGGGAGAAGAATATTTAgtagaaaatgaatgaaaatgaaaataagagatAGGAAATTGAGAAAAGATGAAActcattcaaattcaaattcaaatttgaaatttgaaatttgaaatttgaaaagtaattaagcagaagaaaagaaagcgcatatgttattaaaatttgaaatttaaaaatcacaagaggaagagggagagaTTGTATGTGGGAAAATCGAGTTTACAAAGGGGACCGTGAATCAAGTTTAATACAGTTCACCTAAGATATCTCGGTCTAAATACTACTCCCAAACAATAACCAACCAGAACTATAAATTAAACTCCAGCAACAAAAAGTATCTAATTTacatcaatatcatttttttaaattaaacaattcAATACTATATAAACCGTTAGAAATATCGAATCACCATTTACTTTTAGTAACAACTAGTCTTCCACAACCCAATCACGTACAACCAGATCAATTCAATCTTTCCGACTATTGTGGAAATTAGAACGCAGCAGTGTCCGATTTAAACCAAAATTGATTAATGTATCATTATGAATGCAAAATAAGGTAAAACTAGGAAACAAGATCAGTATCTGCAGTGATTTGAGTGAATTATTGTGCCTGAGTTGTTAGATTATACTTATAGACAAACTCAAACAATAGCGGGGGGTTAAATCTTGTCACTGAAGCAAATATTTCATTGGTGAGTAATTTGTAAGCATCTTGTAAGAGTTTTTAAATATCTCTCCTGATCCTAATGAACTCTCATAGCCTAACTTACCTAAATTTTTCCAAAATCAAAAATATCTCACGAGCGACCATTTGTTTTTCTGGTAAATGATGTCTATAAACAAATTCAAACCCAGCAACCTTTTCTGGttttcattcaaaatttataatgccAGGAACAAAACTTTGTGAGTCATCATAAGGAGATTTAGAATAGACTCCTCAACTGTAGTATGATGATGCTCTTTCATTAAAGTCCAATTTATACCATTCAACGATACATGATACGCAATTTCGTCCTTCACCTTCAAAACGTTATCTGCATAAGATGGTTCTATCTTGTAATGTATGCCAATTAGTCCTCCCAAACGACAGCTCATCCATTTGACAAAAGTGTCACATACCATTGACAGACAAAATTCTAACCAAACACGTTACTTTAAGTGACAAAGTCGATCAATTTTTGGACAAATGTGAGTCAcgatcaacatcatctcaaacATGTTGGGAACTTTGAGGACCATCTTGCTTGTTGTAAAAGCTGTGAGACTAAATTGCATATTTTCGTAAAGTTAAAAGGGTGCATATTCGACAGGTCCCTTCTTTTGAACTTTGAGCAACGCAAGcaacttataaattaaatttcagaaaAGTTCTCTTCAACAATGGTGCTCCACAATTGCGAAAGTTATTTTAACACTTCTAAACAGGACAATATGATCCTATTTTTCAATCAGAATTGAAGCTTTACCTTAGTATGCTAATTATTAATGCAAACTTTTATCACGTGGATTACTAAGATAAAACTTCAATTCTGATAAGAAAACAATAGCATAAAAACCCAAGGAATTTTAACTAAAGTTTTGTCTGTATAGGATTATATTAAAGTTTCAGATTACACGTGCCTTACCTAATAGCAATGGATTAACAGAATGAAATTGACAGAAATACAAGTTCAAATGTTCAATAAGCAGGGTAGCAAACCTAGGGTCTGCAAAGGGAATGAAATTAGTCCATGGTGTTAagaaatgcaaaagaaaatgcACACCCGTAAGAAGTAAACACATAGGTCAAGGAATATGAAAAGCAGTACGTTTCAAAAGTATCAAGTTCACTGCCAAAAATCAGTTAGTATGAGGGAACTCCAGTTTCATGACAAAAAAGCACTCTGCCACTAAGTAAAACAGACTCTATGTATTGCTAATATCAAACGAAAAATCCATGCAAAGCTCAGACCGAGCCTAGAATTAGACATATATTTCATAACAAGTCATATGACACACTTGATATTAACTTTGAAAATTGGAAGCACCAGACTAGGGGTAAAGCAACGATTTCCAATAAATATGAAGGTACAGGTGTAAGGGGAAAAACTAACACATTGCTGCATGGGTGGACAGGAAGGCAACACAAGCAAAGCCACTTTCTGAGTGCAATCTAACATGATGCAACCTTCATATGTGGTTTTTATCCGCtgcaatattaaaaaatgcaacaaaagaGAGATGATAAATAATAGTACCACATGAATGTGGGTAGCTCCTCTATTCAAGTAATTGCCACAGGCCCACAGCAATTACAGTGGCATTCCCATATCTCTCTCCATCATATGTGTAATAGTAGGGAAAAAGTTTTCACATTCCACCAGCTACGAGAGTGCAGTTCAagcttgggggggggggggggggttatttATACAGATATTAACCCTGTTAACCTTCCCCTAGTGTGGTTATCACATGATATATAACCTCCACAAATGTTATGGAGCCTTACTCCTTATCCTATGAATTTACCAACTAAGCATTATAAAAAGCGAATTTTCTACATTAAATTTAGCCAGTATTAACCCCAATAAAACAACTCAAACAAtcaaaaaagtgaaaagaaacttacaaagaaaaaaagcttGTGTTGTTATTGTTGCTGTTTTAAGTTTGCTATCCAGTAATACAAAGAAATCCACAATTAAGAATAAAGGaacatttattttcaatattctGTAGCCTTTGACCCTGCTCATGTCCCTGTGATATGCCTTCTTTTTAAGGTTACCAGGATTCTATTTGAGATTTGAGTAGTTACTAAGAAACccaaaaggagaaaatgtgttTGTTGATTGGCATCCAAACTTCAACCTCTATTTTATCATACAGAACAATGATCATTTGATGTTACTCCAGATAATATGCAATTATGCAGAattcatttatatttacaaCAGATTCTAGGCTTctacaaacaataaaaattgacaGTTGCAATATGAACCAAAACACAAAATGAGCAAAACTGTGGTAGTATCAGAACCCAATGGAAATGGCAAACAAAACATTGAAGTCATCAGcaaaagtggcattgatgatggagcgACAGAagttaataggaaaaaaaatatatatctaccGATTTCAAGTGATCAAACACTAGATCAGCACAAAAGAAGCATACAAAACTCTGTCTATAACCTCAAGTCTCAACCTTCCATTCAATTCATGATTGCCTTTGATCTCTTGGTCTCATTAAGTGTCTTATATACAACAGAAAAAGGTGAAAGAACCGTCCTCCAATTTCAGATAGGATAGACCAGTGTCACCAAATTGTCAACTTAGTCCAGCAACATGCCAAATGTTGAGAACCTTTTTATTTCCTTAACTGTCAaagggctttgagtcttatagtaAAGATCCTCTTCTCATGCTTCATCAATAACATTGTCTCTCAGAGAGAAGCTATCAAGCATATCATTAAATGTGTCAACCTGAAGCTCTTTAAACATAGCCATCACTTGTATCATGGTTGGCCGCCGGTATGGTCTCTCATCCAGACATTCAAAAGCAATTCTCAAATATTGTAATAGTTCACTTTCACTAGATGTTTGCACAATTAAATCAGGATCAAGTATTTCATTAATTCTTTTCTCTTTGTAAAGCATCTTTGACCATCCAACAAGATTGCTATCATCACCAAACTCAGAAGAGTCAATTGGTCTCTTCCCTGATAGAAGCTCTAGCAGTATGACACCATAGCTATAGACATCCCCTTTTGCTGTACATCTAAAACTCTGGTAGTACTCAGGGGGTACATAACCAGGTGTTCCGGCAAGTGTGCTAACAGTGAGATGAGTGTCGAGGGCATTAACCAATCTCGCCATGCCAAAATCAGAAACTCTGGCCTCAAAATTTTCATCAAGAAGAATATTGCTGGACTTCATGTCCCTGTGTATAATGTGAGGAATGCAACTATGGTGAAGAAATGCGAGACCTCTTGCTGACCCTATGGCAATCTTCTTCCTTGCTGCCCAATCAAGCTTTGAACCTCCTCCTTTTGCTCTCTCATGTAAAACAGCCTCGAGACTTCCCCATCTCATGTACTCATACACAAGCAGCCTCTCCTCTCCAACTTTACAGTAACCCAGCAGCTGAACCAGGTTCCTATGCTTAATCTTCCCAATAGTTTCCATCTCAGCCATGAACTCCCTATCTCCCTGACCCGTCACGTGAATGAGCTTCTTGATAGCAACAACACAACCATCTTTTAGCTTAGCTTTGTACACCTCACCAAACCCCCCAGAACCTATCAAACTCTCGGCACTGAAACCATTAGTAGCCTCAAGAAGATGCGCAAACGTCAGCTTCCGCAGAGGCTTCTCAAAGGTGGCAACATTGATGCTCAAAGGCTCAGGAAAGCTGGATAGCTTCCAACTACTGCCCCCAGAAGTTGGAAGACTCTCTATATACTTTTCCCTCATCTCCTCCTTCCTCTGTGTCTTCCTCACTCGGTACAAAGCCAACACAAGCCCAAGTGCAAACACGAGGAAGCAAAGCAAACCAATGACAACCCCAGCTGCAGCAGgctgcttcttcttccaacCCCCAACAGCAACGGAGTGATTCTTTGAAGTCCCACACGCTGACAAAGGCACCCCACAAAGGCCAGAGTTGTTCTCATATCTGGCAGCTGGAAAAGTAGTTAACTGACCTCCAGAAGGAATGGACCCAGTGAGATTATTATTAGACACATCAAGGTCACTGAGAAAAGAAAGACCCTCCAATGCCCCAGGGATGGACCCATTAAGACTATTATGAGACAGATCAAGCACCCCTATTGCTTTCAAACCACCAAGCCTATCAGGAATGTTCCCACTCAACCTATTGTGCCCCAAATTCAGCACCTGCAAATAGGCCATCTCACCCAAATTCTCAGGGATGCTACCAGACAACAAGTTGTAGGAAAGGTCAAGGTAGATCATACTCCCATTGGAAGCAAAAGTATACACAGTCCAACCGGAGTAAATCCGTGTCAACGGGCATGAATGCACCATTGGAAAACCTTCAAGCCTCTCTGTCCTGATATCCTCAAACTCAACCAACCCACCAGCACCCCTGCAACTAGTCCCACCCTCATTCCTCACAAACGCAAACTGCTTCCCCGAAACCCTACCTGGGATAACCAACCCTGCCTGATCAGCAAGCTGGAAAGGGATATCCCCGGTTAGGTTATTGCTATTCAAATCCAACCATATCAACCTCTTGCACTCGCCTATCTCCGGCG encodes the following:
- the LOC114409366 gene encoding LOW QUALITY PROTEIN: receptor-like protein kinase BRI1-like 3 (The sequence of the model RefSeq protein was modified relative to this genomic sequence to represent the inferred CDS: substituted 1 base at 1 genomic stop codon); amino-acid sequence: MKHESEKPQKGEKMKREKPYLMKKMPWSPRREAPIVVRFVVIALFIMITVPTPPTAADAEAEAATTTSDAVLLIQFKHLHVSSDPYSFLSDWDPHAPSPCAWRGITCSSSGGVSAIDLSGAALSGTLHLPTLTSLSSLQNLILRGNSFSSFNLTVSPLCTLETLDLSHNNFSGKFPFANLAPCIRLSYLNLSNNLITAGPGPWPELAQLDLSRNRVSDVDLLVSALGSSTLVFLNFSDNKLAGQLSETLVSKSLNLSTLDLSYNLFSGKVPPRLLNDAVQVLDFSFNNFSEFDFGFGSCENLVRLSFSHNAISSNEFPRGLGNCNNLEVLDLSHNELMMEIPSEILLNLKSLKSLFLAHNKFSGEIPSELGSLCKTLVELDLSENNLSGSLPLSFTQCSSLQSLNLARNYFSGNFLVSVVNKLRSLKYLNAAFNNITGPVPVSLVSLKELRVLDLSSNRFSGNVPSSLCPSGLENLILAGNYLSGTVPSQLGECRNLKTIDFSFNSLNGSIPWKVWALPNLTDLIMWANKLTGEIPEGICVKGGNLETLILNNNLISGSIPKSIANCTNMIWVSLASNRLTGEITAGIGNLNALAILQLGNNSLSGRIPPEIGECKRLIWLDLNSNNLTGDIPFQLADQAGLVIPGRVSGKQFAFVRNEGGTSCRGAGGLVEFEDIRTERLEGFPMVHSCPLTRIYSGWTVYTFASNGSMIYLDLSYNLLSGSIPENLGEMAYLQVLNLGHNRLSGNIPDRLGGLKAIGVLDLSHNSLNGSIPGALEGLSFLSDLDVSNNNLTGSIPSGGQLTTFPAARYENNSGLCGVPLSACGTSKNHSVAVGGWKKKQPAAAGVVIGLLCFLVFALGLVLALYRVRKTQRKEEMREKYIESLPTSGGSSWKLSSFPEPLSINVATFEKPLRKLTFAHLLEATNGFSAESLIGSGGFGEVYKAKLKDGCVVAIKKLIHVTGQGDREFMAEMETIGKIKHRNLVQLLGYCKVGEERLLVYEYMRWGSLEAVLHERAKGGGSKLDWAARKKIAIGSARGLAFLHHSCIPHIIHRDMKSSNILLDENFEARVSDFGMARLVNALDTHLTVSTLAGTPGYVPPEYYQSFRCTAKGDVYSYGVILLELLSGKRPIDSSEFGDDSNLVGWSKMLYKEKRINEILDPDLIVQTSSESELLQYLRIAFECLDERPYRRPTMIQVMAMFKELQVDTFNDMLDSFSLRDNVIDEAXEEDLYYKTQSPLTVKEIKRFSTFGMLLD